In Bacteroidota bacterium, one genomic interval encodes:
- a CDS encoding nucleoside deaminase codes for MPQNLDYAQLLAVAIDEARLGLREGGIPIGAALFDGNGNLLGKGHNRRIQEGDPSVHGETDAFRKAGRQRTYRDKIMVTTLAPCWYCSGLIRQFNIGKVVVGESVNFAGGIDWLRENGIEVVDLHSQECIDMLATYIKQHPEVWNEDIGQE; via the coding sequence ATGCCACAGAATCTTGACTACGCGCAACTTCTCGCCGTCGCGATTGATGAAGCTCGTCTTGGCCTTCGGGAAGGCGGCATACCGATAGGCGCTGCGCTGTTCGACGGCAATGGCAATCTACTCGGCAAAGGGCACAACCGGCGAATACAGGAAGGGGACCCGTCCGTTCACGGCGAGACGGATGCGTTTCGCAAAGCCGGCAGACAGCGAACCTACCGCGACAAAATCATGGTCACGACGCTTGCCCCGTGCTGGTATTGTTCGGGATTGATACGACAATTCAACATCGGCAAAGTCGTTGTCGGAGAGTCGGTGAATTTTGCGGGAGGGATTGATTGGCTGCGCGAGAATGGTATCGAAGTTGTCGATCTACATTCTCAAGAGTGCATCGACATGCTTGCAACATACATCAAACAACACCCGGAAGTTTGGAACGAAGACATCGGACAAGAGTAA
- a CDS encoding DUF5615 family PIN-like protein, producing MKLLLDENVPNDLRKDFPAKHEVYTVDYMNWKGIKNGALLTVMKQEGFEALVTVDKGMSFQQSIKDSPVVVIVLRARSNTHKFLKLLLPKVLDVLEKEPRSGLFVIQ from the coding sequence ATGAAGTTGCTTCTTGATGAGAATGTGCCGAATGATCTTCGGAAGGACTTTCCGGCGAAGCACGAAGTGTATACGGTGGACTATATGAATTGGAAGGGAATCAAGAACGGAGCACTTCTGACCGTGATGAAACAGGAGGGGTTTGAAGCGTTAGTCACAGTTGACAAGGGCATGAGCTTTCAACAAAGCATCAAGGACTCTCCTGTTGTTGTGATTGTTCTGCGCGCCCGCAGCAATACCCACAAGTTTTTGAAACTGCTGCTGCCCAAAGTACTTGATGTGCTTGAAAAAGAGCCCAGATCTGGATTGTTCGTTATCCAATAA
- a CDS encoding SGNH/GDSL hydrolase family protein, translating into MFRTVRLFAASVVFSLMLGELMVRWFIPVRNVGPTFSEYDAEYGKRLKANLSCVRIAPEFRMQFTTNSLGFRGPEPSSFPEGGILFLGDSFTEGYGVSDGEEFPDLVRSTLAKHNPAGTIPVVNAGIGNLGTGRWIKFLRNEGKRLNPRFVVLQLSDNDFHDNTAEALFHLTENDSLVENSPRSPGSFRHIQKVIDAVPGLAYSYLVCLVRDVMSFTAAEPQAMPTEDEVLRKNQLTYRLIHEIVALCERNGWPVVLVSADLNEHQLDELASVVAEYKTPILRIPSKDTHPELYFEIDGHWNAKGHEYVAYQVSEYLKAYDFASRE; encoded by the coding sequence ATGTTTCGAACGGTACGATTGTTTGCTGCAAGTGTAGTCTTCTCGTTGATGCTTGGCGAGCTGATGGTCCGTTGGTTCATTCCCGTTCGCAACGTCGGGCCGACCTTCAGTGAATACGACGCGGAATACGGGAAGCGATTGAAGGCGAATCTCTCGTGTGTTCGCATCGCGCCGGAGTTCCGCATGCAATTCACCACAAATTCTCTCGGTTTTCGCGGGCCTGAGCCGTCATCGTTTCCCGAAGGCGGCATCTTGTTTCTGGGAGATTCCTTCACCGAAGGCTACGGCGTGAGCGATGGCGAAGAATTCCCCGACCTCGTTCGCAGCACGTTGGCCAAACACAATCCCGCCGGCACGATTCCCGTTGTCAATGCCGGCATCGGCAACCTCGGTACGGGACGCTGGATCAAGTTCCTGAGAAACGAAGGCAAACGACTTAACCCGCGGTTTGTCGTGCTACAGCTTTCCGACAATGACTTCCACGACAATACTGCTGAAGCACTATTCCATCTTACCGAAAACGATTCACTTGTGGAGAACTCTCCCCGTTCACCGGGTTCGTTCCGTCATATTCAGAAAGTAATTGATGCAGTTCCCGGACTCGCGTATTCGTACCTGGTTTGTCTCGTCAGGGATGTGATGTCGTTCACCGCTGCTGAACCGCAAGCAATGCCAACCGAAGACGAGGTTCTGCGCAAGAACCAACTTACCTACCGCTTGATTCACGAAATTGTTGCCCTCTGCGAGCGCAACGGCTGGCCGGTAGTTCTGGTAAGCGCTGACCTGAATGAACACCAACTTGATGAGTTGGCATCAGTGGTAGCGGAGTATAAAACACCCATTCTGCGAATTCCTTCAAAGGACACCCACCCGGAGTTGTATTTTGAGATAGACGGACATTGGAATGCCAAAGGACATGAATATGTTGCCTATCAGGTTTCAGAATACTTGAAGGCTTACGACTTCGCCTCGCGTGAATAA
- a CDS encoding DUF433 domain-containing protein: MSTKGVITIDPEVMGGTPVFTGTRVQIETFFDYLVEGESMDDFLRNFPTVSREQAMEVLHMAESLVLKKRTVNEVAS, from the coding sequence ATGTCCACAAAAGGCGTAATTACAATCGATCCGGAAGTAATGGGAGGGACGCCGGTGTTTACCGGCACGAGAGTTCAGATTGAGACGTTCTTTGACTATTTAGTTGAAGGAGAGTCGATGGACGATTTTCTCAGGAACTTTCCCACCGTTTCTCGCGAACAAGCGATGGAGGTTCTTCACATGGCAGAGTCTCTCGTGTTGAAAAAGCGAACCGTGAATGAAGTTGCTTCTTGA
- the dacB gene encoding D-alanyl-D-alanine carboxypeptidase/D-alanyl-D-alanine-endopeptidase — translation MTCFRLFVRECGTLTAAAFCALVIAGCAAKTLQRIPPPPAEETVTAQPEPEVVPVEPVFVKPSKLTALSGSAYQTIKARVDSLIPDSLFPPAHIGLKISSLKTRETLYELNANSLFNPASNQKLFTSAAALAVLDDDFLFSTVVSLDPSVSTIFIKGFGDPLFSMKDLDSLARLTAFSLPSKSSWKVVGDRSYFDTLYWGYGWNWDDEPEPYQPFISPLILNGNSIKLIASPGAAAGAPLLVRTEPPTDFVTIENRGITARETLSTPLRLTRAMRERRNVLVVEGEMLSGSREQSTELSVLEPERYVAHIFAERLRNLGTTISGVVIDTVSPQAIEIARISRPLDTLIAYINKQSDNLSAEVLLKILGAEVKGTPGSAANGAAVVKEFLDNLDIDTNSIKIADGSGLSRMNLASPAAVVRLLERMYDSPYFERLANSLSIAGIDGSTRSRMRRTAAAGNMRSKTGTLTAVSALSGYLLTADGEPLAFSMMMMNYPAESRMYRRVQDEIGVFLSRLSRTAY, via the coding sequence ATGACTTGCTTTCGTTTGTTTGTGAGAGAATGCGGAACGCTCACAGCCGCGGCATTCTGCGCGCTTGTTATCGCAGGATGCGCCGCAAAAACACTGCAGCGCATTCCGCCGCCGCCGGCTGAAGAAACAGTGACTGCGCAACCTGAACCGGAAGTCGTCCCTGTCGAACCCGTGTTTGTCAAGCCGAGCAAGTTGACTGCTCTGAGCGGATCGGCATATCAGACGATCAAAGCACGAGTCGACTCGCTGATTCCCGATTCACTCTTTCCTCCCGCTCATATCGGGTTGAAAATTTCGTCGTTGAAAACACGCGAAACGTTGTACGAACTCAACGCCAACTCGTTGTTCAATCCCGCATCAAATCAGAAACTGTTTACTTCCGCTGCTGCTCTTGCAGTTCTCGATGACGATTTCTTGTTCTCGACTGTCGTCAGCCTCGATCCTTCCGTTAGTACGATTTTCATCAAAGGATTTGGCGATCCACTGTTTTCGATGAAGGATTTGGATTCGCTTGCACGGCTTACGGCATTCTCCCTCCCGTCAAAAAGTTCCTGGAAAGTCGTTGGCGACCGTTCGTACTTCGACACACTATATTGGGGATATGGCTGGAATTGGGATGACGAGCCTGAGCCGTACCAGCCGTTCATCAGTCCTTTGATACTCAACGGCAACAGCATCAAGCTGATAGCCTCGCCCGGCGCAGCAGCCGGCGCCCCACTTCTTGTGCGGACGGAGCCGCCAACGGATTTTGTGACGATTGAGAATAGAGGGATCACGGCCCGCGAGACTCTTTCAACGCCGCTACGGCTGACGCGAGCAATGCGGGAGCGGCGTAACGTACTTGTTGTTGAAGGCGAGATGCTGTCCGGTTCACGCGAACAAAGCACAGAGTTAAGCGTGCTTGAGCCTGAACGTTACGTTGCGCATATCTTCGCCGAACGACTGAGAAATCTCGGTACCACAATTTCCGGGGTTGTGATTGATACGGTAAGCCCGCAGGCAATCGAAATCGCCCGCATCTCCCGCCCTCTTGACACGCTTATCGCATACATCAACAAGCAAAGCGACAATCTCTCCGCCGAAGTGTTGCTGAAAATATTGGGGGCGGAAGTGAAAGGAACGCCCGGCTCCGCCGCAAATGGAGCGGCAGTTGTGAAGGAATTCCTCGACAATCTTGATATCGACACCAACTCGATCAAGATAGCGGATGGGTCGGGATTGTCGAGGATGAATCTCGCATCGCCCGCCGCTGTAGTCCGGCTGTTGGAGAGGATGTACGACTCTCCTTACTTCGAGCGCCTTGCCAACTCACTTTCGATTGCGGGAATTGACGGATCAACACGCAGTCGCATGAGGCGAACCGCCGCCGCCGGCAACATGCGCTCAAAAACCGGAACGCTCACCGCCGTTTCTGCTCTCTCCGGCTACCTCCTCACCGCCGACGGCGAGCCACTCGCTTTTTCGATGATGATGATGAACTACCCCGCCGAGTCGCGGATGTACAGACGTGTGCAGGATGAGATTGGAGTTTTTCTAAGCAGATTGAGCCGTACCGCATACTGA
- a CDS encoding DUF4097 family beta strand repeat protein, whose protein sequence is MSRTIRIILAMVVTFIVSFVYASGAEKTFDKKFTATPGGTFFIKTDFGSVEITGTDAKEVSVYATLRGRQRDVDEFEITASQTSGGVEVRGKSPRSGRWFNWGSNDLEVRYTIKVPREYNLRMETSGGNITVNSVKGKLNGGTSGGDIALADISGSIDLETSGGNIRAEKVDGTLRMETSGGDIRISEVKGDVNVHTSGGNVTLNTIDGKVRAETSGGNITVRVKESNQGVFAETSGGNIDIMMPKNISATIDASTSGGDVTCDFPITMSGKMSDSRIRGTVNGGGNPIHARTSGGDIRILGMQ, encoded by the coding sequence ATGAGCAGAACAATCCGCATCATTTTAGCTATGGTCGTCACGTTCATCGTCAGTTTTGTGTACGCCAGCGGGGCGGAGAAGACATTCGACAAGAAATTCACGGCAACGCCCGGCGGCACATTCTTCATCAAAACCGATTTCGGGTCGGTGGAGATTACGGGAACCGATGCGAAGGAAGTTTCCGTGTACGCAACGTTGCGCGGTCGCCAGCGTGATGTTGACGAGTTTGAGATTACAGCATCACAAACATCCGGTGGCGTTGAGGTTCGGGGGAAAAGCCCCCGTTCAGGCCGGTGGTTTAATTGGGGAAGCAACGATTTGGAAGTCCGCTACACGATCAAAGTTCCGCGAGAATACAATCTCAGAATGGAAACTTCCGGCGGCAACATCACGGTAAACAGCGTCAAGGGGAAACTGAACGGCGGCACATCGGGCGGGGATATTGCGCTGGCCGATATTTCCGGCTCGATTGATCTGGAAACGTCGGGCGGGAATATCCGTGCGGAGAAAGTTGACGGCACGCTCCGCATGGAAACATCCGGCGGTGATATCAGAATCTCCGAAGTGAAGGGCGATGTGAATGTGCATACAAGCGGCGGCAACGTTACACTCAACACGATCGACGGGAAAGTCCGGGCGGAGACATCCGGCGGCAATATCACGGTGAGAGTGAAGGAATCGAACCAGGGAGTGTTTGCCGAAACCTCCGGCGGCAACATCGACATTATGATGCCCAAGAACATCAGTGCAACAATTGACGCCTCGACAAGCGGCGGCGATGTCACTTGCGACTTCCCGATCACCATGTCCGGCAAGATGTCCGACAGCCGCATTCGCGGAACCGTGAACGGCGGCGGCAACCCGATTCATGCCCGAACCTCCGGCGGCGATATCCGGATCTTAGGAATGCAGTAG
- the era gene encoding GTPase Era: MSEERNILADFRCGYIAIVGEPNVGKSTLMNVLLQQKISIVTPKAQTTRHKILGILSTQEFQAIFLDTPGIIKPKYLLQEVMMEFASSAIQDADVLLFMIDATKPGTDGSLAHTEAFAKVKGLNKPVFLVINKVDAVDKGGVLPVIDFYSKAFPFKEIFPISALKGDGTSELLAAVSALLPVHPPFYPLDIVSEHTERFFVSEIIREKIFLCTKEEIPYSTTVEIIEFKEREAGKTFISAEVYVERDSQKGILIGKKGMMLREIGAKSRKSIEEFLQHPVFLELHVKVQKEWRENASALARLGYKSS, translated from the coding sequence ATGAGTGAAGAACGGAACATCTTAGCCGATTTCCGCTGCGGTTACATTGCCATCGTCGGCGAGCCGAATGTGGGCAAGTCCACGCTGATGAATGTGCTGCTACAGCAGAAGATCTCCATCGTGACGCCGAAGGCGCAGACCACGCGGCACAAAATCCTCGGCATCCTGTCGACGCAGGAGTTTCAGGCGATTTTTCTCGACACGCCCGGCATCATCAAACCGAAGTATCTTCTGCAGGAAGTGATGATGGAATTCGCCTCTTCGGCAATCCAAGATGCGGATGTGTTGTTGTTCATGATCGATGCGACAAAGCCCGGAACGGACGGCTCGCTTGCTCACACGGAAGCCTTTGCGAAGGTCAAAGGACTCAACAAGCCGGTGTTTCTTGTTATCAACAAAGTCGATGCAGTGGATAAAGGCGGCGTTCTTCCGGTGATTGATTTCTACAGCAAGGCATTTCCGTTCAAGGAGATCTTCCCGATTTCCGCTCTGAAAGGAGACGGGACAAGCGAACTGCTTGCTGCGGTATCAGCCCTTCTTCCCGTTCATCCTCCATTCTATCCTCTTGATATTGTCAGCGAACATACGGAACGGTTTTTCGTGAGCGAGATTATCAGGGAGAAGATTTTTCTCTGCACGAAAGAAGAGATTCCCTATTCGACCACGGTTGAGATTATTGAATTCAAGGAACGTGAAGCCGGCAAAACGTTTATCAGTGCCGAGGTTTACGTGGAACGTGATTCACAGAAGGGCATCCTCATCGGCAAGAAGGGGATGATGCTGAGGGAAATCGGGGCGAAATCCCGAAAGTCAATAGAGGAATTCCTGCAGCACCCTGTGTTCCTCGAGCTGCACGTGAAGGTGCAGAAGGAGTGGCGCGAGAATGCTTCGGCGCTGGCGAGACTGGGGTACAAATCGTCGTGA
- the secA gene encoding preprotein translocase subunit SecA yields the protein MLGVLKKLFGGKHERDVKALEPLVGQINVFYEEYQQFSDDQLRAKTGEFRARIHEAIKDVEAEIEAAKQQLIGLEGAEREAVATKLDELEKERDEITRDTLDEMLPEAFAAVKDACRRLVGQKFDIMGNTIVWDMIPFDVQLIGGAVLHQGKIAEMATGEGKTLVATMPVYLNALPGRGVHIVTVNDYLAKRDSLWMGKVYEFLGLTVGCIQNTMDSFQRRKEYGCDITYGTNNEFGFDYLRDNMVVDKVDLVHREYYYAIVDEVDSVLIDEARTPLIISGPTSQEDHKFDEMKPRVERLVNAQHSYVSKIVGEAEKLLEAGKEDEAGVLLLRSNRGLPKHPRLMKVLTEPAHKRLVQTTEVEYLRDQSARMHEIDDELYYAIDEKNHQITLTDKGRELLAPMVTDKDFFVLPDLGTEFSILENDDSLTPEQRQQKKDELNRLYAERSDRIHTVTQLLRAYSLYARDDEYVVTDDGKVQIVDEFTGRLLPGRRYSDGLHQAIEAKEGVKVERDMQTLATITLQNYFRLYKKLAGMTGTAETEAGEFFDIYKLDVVVVPTNKPMVREDMNDLVYKTKREKYNAVLENIEEMRSKQRPVLVGTTSVEVSETISRMLKRKGVPHNVLNAKQHQREAEIVSHAGNPGAITIATNMAGRGTDIKLGPGVREAGGLHIVGTERHEARRIDRQLRGRAGRQGDPGSSLFFLSLEDDLMRLFGSERIARIMQRMGLEEGEVITHPLITKSVERAQKKVEENNFGIRKRLLEYDNVMNQQREVVYTRRRRALVSDRIKDDILDLLDEQAQKLVDAYYEEGEIEGLVNDLRSQLLVDFSITPQRFQDIGKDGVKNEIINAAREFYKRKEEKLGIEMMTQIEKMVVLRVIDEKWKDHLREMDDLKEGIHLRAYGQKDPIVEYKTEAFRMFMAFLDQVNTEIVTTAFKLFPVEQQQLPLRGPRRPQQMRTSHESSTGMGFQGNREPVPGGSAQAPPEAKAGKPQPIHVGDKIGRNDPCPCGSGKKYKQCHGK from the coding sequence ATGCTTGGTGTTCTGAAGAAGCTTTTTGGAGGGAAGCACGAACGCGATGTGAAGGCGCTTGAGCCGCTTGTCGGACAGATTAACGTCTTCTACGAAGAGTATCAACAGTTCTCCGACGATCAGTTGAGGGCAAAGACGGGGGAATTTCGTGCGCGCATTCACGAAGCCATCAAGGATGTCGAAGCGGAAATCGAAGCCGCAAAGCAACAGCTTATCGGGCTTGAAGGTGCCGAGCGGGAAGCCGTTGCCACAAAGCTTGATGAACTTGAAAAAGAACGGGACGAAATCACGAGGGACACTCTCGATGAGATGCTGCCGGAGGCATTTGCCGCGGTGAAAGATGCGTGCCGGCGTCTTGTCGGACAGAAGTTCGACATCATGGGCAACACGATTGTGTGGGACATGATCCCGTTTGATGTACAGTTGATCGGCGGGGCTGTGCTGCATCAGGGCAAGATTGCCGAAATGGCGACTGGCGAAGGGAAGACACTCGTTGCAACCATGCCGGTGTATCTCAATGCCCTGCCGGGGCGCGGGGTACATATCGTTACGGTGAACGATTACCTTGCCAAGCGCGACAGTCTGTGGATGGGAAAAGTGTACGAGTTCCTCGGCCTCACTGTCGGCTGCATCCAGAACACGATGGATTCCTTCCAACGACGGAAAGAATACGGCTGCGACATCACATACGGTACGAACAACGAATTCGGCTTCGACTATCTCCGTGACAACATGGTGGTGGATAAAGTCGATCTCGTTCATCGCGAATACTACTACGCTATTGTTGACGAGGTTGACTCTGTTTTGATTGACGAAGCACGAACGCCGCTGATCATCAGCGGTCCGACGTCGCAGGAAGATCACAAGTTCGATGAAATGAAGCCGAGGGTCGAGCGGCTGGTGAATGCGCAACACAGTTATGTGTCCAAAATCGTTGGGGAAGCAGAAAAACTGCTGGAAGCGGGAAAAGAGGATGAAGCCGGCGTGTTGCTCCTTCGCTCAAACCGCGGCTTGCCGAAGCATCCGCGTTTGATGAAAGTCTTAACTGAACCTGCGCACAAGAGGCTCGTTCAAACCACCGAAGTGGAATACTTGCGCGATCAATCCGCACGCATGCACGAGATTGACGACGAGTTATACTATGCAATCGACGAGAAAAACCATCAAATCACTCTTACCGACAAAGGGCGTGAACTTCTTGCCCCGATGGTGACCGACAAGGACTTTTTTGTCCTGCCTGACTTGGGGACGGAGTTCAGCATTCTGGAAAACGACGACTCGCTAACTCCAGAGCAGCGACAGCAAAAGAAAGATGAGTTGAACCGTTTGTATGCCGAACGCAGCGACAGGATTCACACCGTGACACAACTCTTGCGGGCGTATTCGCTGTACGCGAGAGATGATGAATATGTCGTAACCGATGACGGCAAAGTACAGATCGTCGATGAGTTTACAGGCCGTCTATTGCCCGGCCGGCGTTACTCGGACGGACTGCATCAGGCGATTGAAGCAAAAGAGGGCGTGAAAGTTGAGCGCGATATGCAGACGCTGGCAACAATCACGCTGCAGAATTATTTCCGCCTCTACAAGAAATTGGCGGGCATGACGGGTACGGCCGAGACGGAGGCAGGAGAGTTTTTCGATATCTACAAACTCGACGTTGTCGTCGTCCCGACCAACAAGCCGATGGTCCGCGAGGACATGAACGATCTTGTTTACAAGACGAAGCGCGAAAAATACAACGCCGTTCTTGAAAATATCGAAGAAATGCGCTCGAAACAGCGTCCCGTTCTTGTGGGTACCACAAGCGTCGAAGTCTCCGAAACTATCAGCCGCATGTTGAAGCGGAAAGGTGTGCCGCACAACGTGTTGAACGCGAAGCAGCATCAGCGCGAAGCGGAAATTGTGTCGCATGCCGGAAACCCCGGGGCGATTACGATTGCCACCAACATGGCAGGCCGCGGAACGGATATCAAACTCGGGCCCGGTGTCCGTGAAGCAGGCGGGTTACACATTGTCGGCACCGAGCGGCACGAAGCGCGCCGCATTGACAGGCAGTTGCGCGGCCGCGCGGGACGTCAGGGCGATCCCGGCTCGTCGTTGTTCTTTCTTTCTCTTGAAGATGATCTCATGCGCCTCTTCGGCAGCGAACGCATTGCACGGATTATGCAGCGCATGGGATTGGAAGAAGGTGAAGTGATCACCCATCCCCTCATCACAAAATCCGTCGAGCGGGCCCAGAAGAAGGTGGAAGAAAACAACTTCGGTATCCGCAAGCGGTTGTTAGAATACGACAACGTGATGAACCAGCAGCGTGAAGTGGTGTACACCCGCCGCCGCCGGGCATTGGTGAGCGACCGGATCAAAGACGATATTCTCGATCTGCTGGATGAGCAGGCGCAGAAGCTTGTTGACGCGTACTATGAGGAGGGAGAGATCGAAGGCCTTGTCAATGATTTGCGCTCGCAGCTTCTCGTTGACTTCTCGATCACGCCCCAACGTTTTCAGGACATCGGGAAGGACGGCGTCAAGAACGAAATCATCAACGCCGCACGCGAGTTCTACAAGCGCAAAGAGGAAAAGCTCGGCATCGAGATGATGACGCAGATCGAGAAGATGGTCGTCCTCCGTGTCATCGACGAGAAATGGAAGGATCATCTGCGGGAGATGGATGACCTGAAAGAGGGAATTCACTTGCGTGCCTACGGCCAGAAAGACCCGATCGTGGAGTACAAGACGGAGGCCTTCCGCATGTTTATGGCATTCCTCGATCAAGTCAACACCGAAATCGTAACGACGGCATTCAAGCTCTTCCCTGTCGAGCAACAGCAGTTGCCGTTGCGCGGGCCCCGGCGGCCGCAGCAGATGCGCACGAGCCACGAATCATCAACCGGAATGGGCTTTCAGGGAAATCGGGAACCCGTTCCCGGCGGTTCAGCGCAGGCGCCGCCCGAAGCAAAAGCCGGGAAGCCTCAACCGATTCATGTCGGCGATAAAATCGGGCGCAACGATCCCTGCCCGTGCGGCAGCGGGAAGAAGTATAAGCAGTGTCATGGTAAGTGA
- a CDS encoding M28 family peptidase encodes MISIPEFSGTRAFEYLVKQTQFGPRNPNSPGHAACLIWLEQTMRQLADEVEVQRFKTQGYNEALSLANVIGRFNPQATSRILLAAHWDTRPRAEHDEDRSRRNEPILGANDGASGVAVLLEIASLLKSQPPEIGIDIVLFDGEDYGYEGDLSKYFLGSRYFANTKPADYNPRFGILLDMVGDKYLDIPKEINSLRYAPDILSLVWAKAKELGYTQFVDEPGDEVNDDHIQLNMVGIKTINIIDFNYPDPSNRYWHTHKDVPENCSPESLEVVGTVVTHVVYTQLP; translated from the coding sequence ATGATTTCCATCCCTGAATTCAGCGGCACTCGTGCGTTCGAGTACCTCGTGAAACAAACGCAATTCGGGCCGCGCAACCCGAACTCGCCGGGACACGCGGCGTGTCTCATCTGGCTCGAGCAAACCATGCGGCAACTCGCCGACGAAGTGGAAGTTCAGCGCTTCAAGACGCAGGGATACAACGAAGCGCTTTCGCTTGCAAACGTCATCGGGCGGTTCAATCCGCAGGCGACGAGCCGCATTCTGCTTGCGGCACATTGGGATACGCGTCCCCGAGCCGAGCATGATGAAGACAGGAGCCGAAGAAACGAGCCCATCCTCGGCGCCAACGACGGCGCAAGCGGGGTTGCAGTTCTTCTCGAAATTGCCTCGCTTCTGAAGAGCCAGCCGCCGGAAATCGGGATTGATATTGTTCTGTTTGATGGAGAAGATTACGGATACGAGGGCGATCTCTCGAAGTATTTTCTCGGCTCGCGTTATTTCGCCAACACAAAACCCGCTGACTACAATCCCCGCTTCGGAATCTTGCTTGATATGGTGGGCGACAAATACTTGGACATTCCGAAGGAGATCAATTCACTCAGATATGCTCCCGATATTCTGAGTCTCGTCTGGGCGAAAGCAAAGGAACTGGGCTACACGCAGTTTGTGGACGAGCCCGGCGATGAAGTCAACGACGACCATATCCAACTCAACATGGTCGGAATCAAAACCATCAACATCATCGACTTCAACTATCCCGATCCGTCCAACCGCTACTGGCACACACATAAAGATGTGCCGGAGAATTGCAGCCCCGAAAGTCTTGAAGTCGTCGGCACCGTTGTTACACACGTGGTGTACACTCAACTCCCCTGA
- a CDS encoding P-II family nitrogen regulator — MRKIEAIIRPFRIDDVREALAEIGVKGMTLTEVKGYGRQKGHTELYRGSEYQIDFLPKIKIEVIVADGMADKVVDTIMNAARTGQVGDGKIFVYPVDDVIRVRTGESGEDAL; from the coding sequence ATGAGAAAAATCGAAGCCATCATCCGGCCATTCAGGATTGACGATGTGCGTGAAGCACTTGCCGAAATCGGCGTGAAGGGCATGACGTTGACGGAAGTGAAGGGCTACGGTCGGCAAAAAGGACACACCGAGTTGTACCGCGGCTCGGAGTACCAAATCGATTTTCTCCCAAAAATCAAGATCGAGGTGATTGTGGCAGACGGCATGGCGGACAAGGTGGTCGATACTATCATGAACGCCGCCCGCACCGGTCAAGTGGGGGACGGCAAGATCTTTGTCTATCCTGTGGATGATGTCATTCGTGTGAGAACGGGGGAATCGGGAGAGGATGCGCTTTAA
- a CDS encoding TSUP family transporter: MLDSVWVTFLLFLAGAAAGLVDSIAGGGGLITLPVLLGIGLPPQVALGTNKFQSSFGSFTATAYHLRKKNIDLHTARSGIISTLVGAALGAWAVQQIDAAVLGKIIPFMLAAILIYTFFTPKLGDVDQSPRMQPNLAFVLTGLGFGFYDGFFGPGVGSFWAISFVVLLGFNLARATGYTKLMNFTSNVVSLVVFAIGGHVWFTSGLAMAAGQILGARLGSGLVIRKGAKFVRPIFITVVVVMIVKLFYDNFLAG, translated from the coding sequence ATGCTTGACTCCGTTTGGGTGACCTTTCTTCTGTTTCTTGCTGGTGCTGCAGCAGGCCTCGTTGACTCCATCGCCGGCGGTGGCGGACTGATTACGCTTCCGGTTTTGTTAGGGATTGGGCTTCCACCGCAGGTGGCCCTCGGCACCAATAAATTCCAATCAAGTTTCGGCAGCTTCACGGCAACAGCGTATCATCTCCGCAAGAAGAACATTGATTTGCACACGGCGCGCAGCGGCATCATCAGCACGTTGGTTGGCGCGGCGCTCGGCGCGTGGGCTGTACAACAAATCGATGCGGCGGTGTTGGGAAAGATCATTCCCTTTATGCTGGCGGCAATTCTGATCTACACATTCTTCACGCCGAAGTTGGGAGATGTGGATCAGAGTCCAAGGATGCAGCCGAATCTCGCATTTGTTCTTACGGGACTCGGCTTCGGATTTTATGACGGATTCTTCGGGCCGGGAGTCGGTTCGTTCTGGGCGATTTCGTTCGTTGTTCTGCTCGGATTCAATCTCGCGAGGGCAACCGGGTACACGAAGCTGATGAACTTCACCAGCAATGTCGTTTCGCTCGTTGTGTTTGCCATTGGCGGGCATGTGTGGTTTACATCCGGACTTGCGATGGCAGCGGGACAAATTCTCGGCGCACGACTCGGTTCGGGATTGGTGATCAGGAAAGGAGCCAAGTTCGTACGTCCGATCTTTATCACGGTTGTTGTCGTGATGATTGTAAAGCTCTTCTATGATAACTTTCTTGCCGGATAG